A genomic region of Salinibacter pepae contains the following coding sequences:
- a CDS encoding sialidase family protein: MTPASAHPIATLLCPALLGLILGAASGCATSADAPGETEDTSPARQTAFRVRSDIGAGLNADRGWAGPTNQSVTLPVEAPFRLRFEVETPPDAPFVERFRLQYRRNGGAWRPVPAADFPYAPSEVTPRVSVVSAAYADRADAADLLDGSTASYAGGKGIALSGTGPALPDHGVQSEWAWPLVIRRYADGAVTNEPGDRFEFRLVDVKGRPLPAPATPEVTASVPPRLLGGTYPETPGRLGPWEASDGSLYFLMEPAESYNKLMTVKSTDGGRTWREVDGANRPVAGDLEGFASAVHDGTIHMLHQIDAGVLHHAFRTTDHPRTPDAWAVRDDTVATPGAPPVQVASVAARSDGSLVGVYGGPEHLHYSIRSPEGTWGDRKPISGGAGDARSGPQLARGADDTVHLAYTRRDGTAWYRRIRPDGRLTSPQRVSSSLGTAVTDVGSVLPLVHLPETNTTVLLYRRADGTLWARRADAEGRLSPPVQVTERAVAQSAADSDQVGADAVALGSSVHVLFIEAQTGSLYHTRSDERGSWAPATVQVDSVDAQWVRGQPVSKGTSSPTAYGYVYDAGSNGGSGMNWYNEVPVRRR; this comes from the coding sequence ATGACGCCCGCTTCCGCCCATCCCATTGCGACTCTTCTGTGCCCCGCCCTGCTGGGCCTCATCCTCGGGGCGGCGTCTGGCTGCGCGACCAGCGCCGATGCCCCCGGCGAGACGGAGGACACCTCGCCTGCCCGCCAGACCGCCTTCCGGGTGCGCTCGGACATCGGCGCCGGCCTCAACGCCGACCGGGGCTGGGCGGGGCCGACGAACCAGTCCGTGACGCTGCCGGTCGAGGCGCCGTTCCGGCTTCGGTTCGAGGTGGAGACGCCCCCGGACGCGCCGTTCGTGGAGCGCTTTCGCCTCCAGTACCGCCGCAACGGCGGGGCGTGGCGCCCGGTGCCGGCCGCCGACTTTCCCTACGCCCCGTCGGAGGTCACCCCTCGGGTGAGCGTCGTCTCCGCCGCCTACGCCGATCGCGCAGACGCCGCCGACCTGCTCGACGGCTCCACGGCGTCGTACGCGGGTGGAAAAGGCATTGCCCTCTCCGGCACGGGCCCCGCCCTCCCGGATCACGGGGTGCAGAGCGAGTGGGCGTGGCCGCTGGTGATCCGACGCTACGCGGACGGGGCCGTGACCAACGAGCCGGGCGATCGGTTTGAGTTCCGGCTGGTGGACGTGAAGGGGCGTCCGCTGCCCGCCCCCGCAACGCCTGAGGTGACGGCCTCCGTGCCCCCCCGGCTCCTGGGCGGCACGTACCCCGAGACCCCGGGCCGCCTCGGGCCCTGGGAGGCCTCCGACGGCAGCCTGTATTTTCTCATGGAACCGGCGGAGTCCTACAACAAGTTGATGACCGTGAAGTCGACCGACGGCGGGCGGACGTGGCGGGAGGTGGACGGCGCCAACCGCCCCGTGGCGGGCGACCTGGAAGGATTTGCCTCGGCCGTCCACGACGGAACGATTCACATGCTCCACCAGATCGATGCGGGCGTGCTGCACCACGCCTTCCGGACCACGGACCACCCGCGCACTCCGGACGCGTGGGCCGTGCGGGACGACACGGTGGCCACGCCCGGCGCGCCCCCCGTGCAGGTCGCCTCGGTCGCCGCCCGGTCGGACGGCAGCCTCGTCGGGGTGTACGGGGGGCCGGAGCACCTTCACTACAGCATCCGCAGTCCTGAGGGAACGTGGGGCGATCGGAAACCGATCTCTGGCGGGGCGGGCGATGCCCGTTCGGGGCCGCAGCTGGCACGCGGCGCGGACGACACGGTGCACCTCGCGTACACGCGCCGCGACGGGACGGCGTGGTACCGCCGCATTCGGCCCGACGGCCGCCTCACGTCCCCCCAGCGGGTCTCCTCCAGCCTGGGGACGGCCGTGACGGACGTCGGCTCCGTGCTCCCGCTGGTGCACCTCCCGGAGACGAATACGACGGTCCTTCTCTACCGCCGGGCCGACGGCACGCTGTGGGCGCGGCGCGCAGACGCGGAGGGGCGACTCAGCCCGCCGGTGCAGGTCACCGAACGAGCGGTCGCCCAGAGCGCCGCCGACTCCGATCAGGTCGGGGCCGACGCCGTTGCCCTCGGATCATCGGTCCACGTCCTGTTTATCGAAGCGCAAACCGGCTCCCTCTACCACACCCGCAGCGACGAGCGCGGCTCCTGGGCGCCCGCCACGGTACAGGTCGACAGCGTCGACGCGCAGTGGGTCCGGGGGCAGCCGGTCTCGAAAGGGACGTCGTCCCCGACGGCGTACGGGTACGTCTACGACGCGGGGTCGAACGGCGGGTCGGGGATGAACTGGTACAACGAGGTGCCCGTGCGCCGGCGGTGA